The Alosa sapidissima isolate fAloSap1 chromosome 6, fAloSap1.pri, whole genome shotgun sequence genome window below encodes:
- the ppil6 gene encoding probable inactive peptidyl-prolyl cis-trans isomerase-like 6 isoform X2: MASKQLVEVVGLMKEHNFQIAKSIAEGLKQKFPSSFADPTIHPLLECDWHTYLNNKKRELRGEVWQFDAPLMVYLSGRLIGDEKELARWAHEVWGFTLHRPHALNLALAEDYYTNHLRDTGHMFVYMDVEIRGVVAGRLLFELFCDICPKTCANFRALCTGEKGLSDSDLMLAYKGSLIHRVVPNGWIQGGDINPAGKGNGGESIYGPTFEDESFAVSHNKRGVLGMANQGPHSNGSQFYVTLQPAPWMDRKYVAFGQLVEGTEVLKSLEDVPTQNERPKVDCRVKDCGEFQL, from the exons ATGGCTTCCAAGCAGCTTGTAGAGGTTGTTGGTCTTATGAAAGAGCATAATTTTCAAATTGCGAAGAGCATTGCTGAG GGATTGAAACAGAAGTTTCCATCTTCATTCGCAGATCCGACCATTCATCCGCTGCTAGAGTGCGATTGGCATACATATTTAAACAACAAGAAAAGG GAGCTAAGAGGAGAGGTATGGCAGTTCGATGCTCCCCTAATGGTATACCTCAGTGGCCGGTTGATTGGAGACGAAAAGGAGTTAGCTCGGTGGGCACACGAGGTCTGGGGGTTCACCCTCCACCGACCCCATGCGCTGAACCTGGCCCTTGCTGAGGACTACTACACCAACCACCTGCGTGATACGGGG CACATGTTTGTGTACATGGATGTGGAGATCAGAGGAGTGGTTGCTGGGCGACTATTATTTGAG CTGTTTTGTGATATATGTCCTAAAACGTGTGCAAATTTCCGAGCTCTGTGCACAGGAGAGAAGGGTCTATCTGACAGCGACCTCATGCTCGCCTACAAAGGCTCCTTAATTCACAGAGTTGTACCTAACGGATGGATCCAGGGAGGAG ACATCAACCCTGCTGGGAAAGGCAATGGTGGAGAGTCCATTTATGGCCCAACATTTGAAG ATGAGAGCTTTGCTGTATCACACAACAAAAGAGGCGTTCTGGGAATGGCCAACCAGGGTCCCCATAGCAACGGATCACAGTTCTATGTCACCCTGCAGCCGGCACCGTGGATGGATAGGAAATACGTGGCATTTGG GCAACTGGTTGAGGGCACTGAGGTACTCAAGAGTCTGGAGGACGTGCCCACCCAGAACGAGAGACCCAAAGTGGACTGTAGAGTGAAGGACTGTGGAGAGTTCCAGCTAtga
- the ppil6 gene encoding probable inactive peptidyl-prolyl cis-trans isomerase-like 6 isoform X1 yields MASKQLVEVVGLMKEHNFQIAKSIAEGLKQKFPSSFADPTIHPLLECDWHTYLNNKKRELRGEVWQFDAPLMVYLSGRLIGDEKELARWAHEVWGFTLHRPHALNLALAEDYYTNHLRDTGHMFVYMDVEIRGVVAGRLLFELFCDICPKTCANFRALCTGEKGLSDSDLMLAYKGSLIHRVVPNGWIQGGDINPAGKGNGGESIYGPTFEDESFAVSHNKRGVLGMANQGPHSNGSQFYVTLQPAPWMDRKYVAFGVCVCVCVFYFFRQLVEGTEVLKSLEDVPTQNERPKVDCRVKDCGEFQL; encoded by the exons ATGGCTTCCAAGCAGCTTGTAGAGGTTGTTGGTCTTATGAAAGAGCATAATTTTCAAATTGCGAAGAGCATTGCTGAG GGATTGAAACAGAAGTTTCCATCTTCATTCGCAGATCCGACCATTCATCCGCTGCTAGAGTGCGATTGGCATACATATTTAAACAACAAGAAAAGG GAGCTAAGAGGAGAGGTATGGCAGTTCGATGCTCCCCTAATGGTATACCTCAGTGGCCGGTTGATTGGAGACGAAAAGGAGTTAGCTCGGTGGGCACACGAGGTCTGGGGGTTCACCCTCCACCGACCCCATGCGCTGAACCTGGCCCTTGCTGAGGACTACTACACCAACCACCTGCGTGATACGGGG CACATGTTTGTGTACATGGATGTGGAGATCAGAGGAGTGGTTGCTGGGCGACTATTATTTGAG CTGTTTTGTGATATATGTCCTAAAACGTGTGCAAATTTCCGAGCTCTGTGCACAGGAGAGAAGGGTCTATCTGACAGCGACCTCATGCTCGCCTACAAAGGCTCCTTAATTCACAGAGTTGTACCTAACGGATGGATCCAGGGAGGAG ACATCAACCCTGCTGGGAAAGGCAATGGTGGAGAGTCCATTTATGGCCCAACATTTGAAG ATGAGAGCTTTGCTGTATCACACAACAAAAGAGGCGTTCTGGGAATGGCCAACCAGGGTCCCCATAGCAACGGATCACAGTTCTATGTCACCCTGCAGCCGGCACCGTGGATGGATAGGAAATACGTGGCATTTGG tgtgtgtgtgtgtgtgtgtgtgttttacttctTCAGGCAACTGGTTGAGGGCACTGAGGTACTCAAGAGTCTGGAGGACGTGCCCACCCAGAACGAGAGACCCAAAGTGGACTGTAGAGTGAAGGACTGTGGAGAGTTCCAGCTAtga
- the cd164 gene encoding sialomucin core protein 24 produces the protein MYWRLFHVTLFLVVFAGTTYAESECSTILMCDECYNASKDCSWLECGEAKPQCVNETTTNTTNCFNATCAAPAPTGVATTPASLPTAEPTSANITNSTVEPTSESMNTTTAHPPAPTTHDSNTTVPSSAASNVTVTTVAPSPSKSSTFDAASFIGGIVLVVGLQAVIFFVYKFCKSKDRNYHTL, from the exons ATGTACTGGAGACTTTTTCATGTGACATTATTTCTTGTCGTCTTCGCAGGAACGACATACGCGGAATCTG AATGTTCCACAATACTGATGTGTGACGAGTGCTATAACGCCAGTAAAGACTGCAGCTGGCTGGAGTGCGGAG AAGCAAAACCCCAGTGTGTGAACGAGAcgaccaccaacaccaccaactGCTTTAATGCTACTTGTGCAG CCCCAGCACCAACAGGTGTGGCCACGACCCCCGCCTCCCTCCCCACTGCTGAGCCCACTAGCGCTAACATCACCAACTCTACTGTCGAGCCcacctcag AATCTATGaacacaacaacagcacacCCTCCTGCCCCCACCACCCACGACTCCAACACCACAGTCCCCAGCTCTGCAGCCTCCA ACGTAACCGTGACGACCGTGGCTCCGTCCCCCTCCAAGTCGTCGACGTTTGACGCGGCCAGCTTCATCGGGGGCATCGTGCTGGTGGTGGGCCTGCAGGCGGTCATCTTCTTCGTCTACAAGTTTTGCAAGTCCAAGGACCGCAACTACCACAccttgtaa